A window of Daphnia pulicaria isolate SC F1-1A chromosome 4, SC_F0-13Bv2, whole genome shotgun sequence genomic DNA:
TCCTATTGACGTCTGCGAAATTGGACACAGGGTTGCTAAACGAGGAGACGTCATTCAAGTCAAAGTTTTGGGAACTATTGCATTGATTGATGAAGGTACGCGACTTTTACGTTATTGTCagcttatttaattttattcttttaacgGGTACAGGTGAAACGGATTGGAAGGTCATGGCAATTGACGTTAATGATCCTTTGGCTTCTCAGCTGAACAGTAagccgaaaaaattatttgacacacttaatgattcaatttttaaatgtatgtTTTTGTAGACATCGAAGACGTTGAGAAACATATGCCTGGTTTTATGAACGCCACTGTTGGTactattgaataattttcctaCGATTTCCAACTATGTGCTGATcgctattattatttagaGTGGTTCCGTATTTACAAGATCCCTGACGGAAAACCCCCTAACGAGTTTGCGTTCAATGGAGAGGCTAAGCCGCGTGAATTTGCTTTAGAAGTGATTGAAGAGACTCACGAACATTGGAAGAAGATGGTTGCCGGTCAAGTTGACTGCCATGGGGTTAATAGGTAATAACGcttaattgaaaaatcaattgattttcttttgccaatgattttttttaaatttttgcagTACCTGCGTAAGTGCCGAGGGTGCTCCATGCAAAGTTTCTATTTCCGAAGCACAGGAAATTGTTAAGAAGTGTCCGGAACTGTCAGATGGACCCATTATCGAAAACGAAGGTATACTCAATTGGCGTAATTGTTTTCTAAGCATGTggaaataacattttattttttgtagtgGACAAATGGCATTATTCCCACCTGCAAAAGTAGGAAATCCCCGCGCCAACACTAACTGGGAAAAGATAATCTGCTTATAAGGTTTAGTGATCCCGTTGCAGATATCGATAATATATTCCAAGTTATTTGAGACCATATAgaattttccatttcattgcagttgcctttcttcttctttttttttttttgcaaatagGGAATGCAATTAATTTTGTCTTCGAAAGACATGTTATAACAAAAGCTGGAGAGATTTGAAAAGATTGATTTCTTTCTGAGATCAGTTTTCCACGAAAAGGGAACACAAAGCTTGACGGtgatgaaaaggaaattgtCGATTCTATGGATAGGCGTTCTTAACTTTTGTCATAAACATTGGGGTTCATTCACTTGCAAAATGACCCTGGAAACCATTAAGATGTTTTTCCCTGTTAACATTGCCTGTAAAGGGCTGTCTTGTTTTCGTGTGGGTAGGGGGCAGGTTTGGGACAGGTGCTTCGAGGATTCAGAGGGTGAAGAAGAGGGGAGCGATTATTAGTCATCGACAAAGAAAAAGTCcaaagtttttcaaaaatcttgtagaattttttttgttttggaagAAGAGACAAGTcaacaaggttttttttaaaaaagctaaaGGCGATAGTTTTGACCCCGTTTTCTCATCTTGTCTGAATGTTTAAGGGTAAAAAGGTAATCACAAATTTCccgttatttcttatttttactcCCCCTCACTGTTTCTgcctatttcaattttaaatcgtTTTTTGACCACATGTTCCTAGACTAGACTGCTTCAcaatttctattattattcagAATTGTCTTGTGCGTGAGTTATtttcaagtaaaaacaaaagcaatAATTAGAAATCAAAACCGCAAGTTTGATCAAGACTTTGATAACACGAGACTGAAGGCTAGAAATTCTGTTAAACCGGACGATCTTATTCTCCTTTGCTTTACTGTGTTTGCAGACTGCAAGTCTGCAAAATTAATTGAGGAATGTAGGTTAATAAtaaaagcccccccccccccaaaaaaaaaaatttaatctggGCTTAGAGGAAGTTGatgaataaattcatagaaCGTGTTTAGATTTGGTTGGCAATCGCATAATGATGGATTACATAATATCTAGCTGGAAGAGgtggaagttttttttattctgagcGGATTTGCCAACAGGTACTACTTTGCTATATACAttgtaagaaataaaacagcACGCGACACGATTTGATAATCAAGACttgtttcaaattcaaatgtgaAATAGACGCAATGAACCATTTTACAATGGTCGTCCATAGGGGCAATTCTTAAATAAATTCGTGTTTTAAAATGCTGCCGGTGTTGCTCTCCGTTTTTGTGCATGAAATTTGGCAACAGTTATTCAAGCAGAGTCCGGTTATACCGAGCTCTTCTTATCTTTCAACCA
This region includes:
- the LOC124338049 gene encoding inorganic pyrophosphatase-like, with product MLSTFNRLTLVARHLSPNGLSRSPAALISTRRCQSSFATQNLTSNHRRNMYRIEERGAPNTLEHRVYFRNEFGPISPFHDIPLFANHEQKVFNMVVEVPRWTNAKMEICKEEPLNPIKQDVKKGKLRFVANCFPHHGYIWNYGALPQTWENPNIVDERTGCKGDNDPIDVCEIGHRVAKRGDVIQVKVLGTIALIDEGETDWKVMAIDVNDPLASQLNNIEDVEKHMPGFMNATVEWFRIYKIPDGKPPNEFAFNGEAKPREFALEVIEETHEHWKKMVAGQVDCHGVNSTCVSAEGAPCKVSISEAQEIVKKCPELSDGPIIENEVDKWHYSHLQK